The nucleotide window aatgcactttttgatacctacaaattttcagagagTCTAGTGGTACCTGTAATATCTCTCCGTTAGCCATTTTAGTATTTCCGTCAATTATTCCGTTAAAGTAGGGATAAAATCGTAAaactctattttttaattatatttttttacaaatattttataaaactaaattaaacttggttaaaaaaaaaaaaagagctagaattgaatttaattagtgaATATCTACATTTACTTACTACTTCCATTGgttaatcctattaattgtttgagaaaaaattatgtcattagttgaccaaatgaatatatattaaatttttataaaaaataactaaacacaaacaaaatactTAAATTAATTACCCCAAGTAACCCGAGAATAGTGAAGAACGGATTGggtattattttaatttttttatgtgtcAAATTACTTTTTAATTATAGACCTTCAATATACTATATACCATAATTCTATATATGAATGAaaagaccattttacccttgTTATTTTACTCACATGAATCTCACATGGCCGCCACGTAGGCTTTTTTAACGGAATAATGGACGGAAGTACTATAAGGGCTAACAGAGGAATAGTGCAGGTACCACTAGACTCTCTAAAAATttataggtaccaaaaagtgcatttcgtcATAGTTCGGGTACCATTTGAGGATTTTACCCTTAAAGTTACTTCGAAATGTTGAAGGGTAATTTGGGGTGAGAGCATTTATCGaaatttcttgtttaattttttgttttgattacaTACTGAGAATTATAAGTttacaactaattctttgtgaGTTAAATTTACGACCTCTTATTTATAAAGAAGAGACTTACATCATTAGATTAAATTGTATCGGGCCTCTTGTTCTATTTTCAACACACACAAAAATAGACAAAAAGAAAGAGTGTTTTCTCTGTCGGTGTCGGTCCTGTAGTTGAACGATGAGTTGGAACTGAAAATGCAGACTGAAATAattaaaatttggtagcaaacTCAGGAATACGACACCGTTGCGTCGCTTTCCGATTACCCTACTTCGCGGTAAAACTTGCGTATCGTCGTCAGGGAATCGATTCTCTTCTCACTGTTTATGTAACTGCCAGAAGTTCCCGTATGCGCTGTAAAAACACCGCGGTAAATAAGAAAACGACAAGGAAAAGAACACTTTCCTTCCGCTCACAGACTCACAGTCAGTTACTTCAaagtaacaaaaagaaaaggtggatGTGTTAAAgcatctccttcttcttcttcttcttctcgatTCAGAAATCTACCAGTGTCTTCCTAAGCAAGCCTTTGATTTGTTGACCTCAATCGGAACCGGGAGACGGCGAAATGAGCCAAGACGCCAAGAGAAGCGTTCCCGGTACTGTGCCGACGAAGCCGAATTCCGACGACCGGAAGCCCTCGCCAGCGGTCACGACCTCCACCGGCAAGCGCGTCATCATCAAGAGCGCCGATATGTTCCAGGACATGCAGAAGGAGGCCGTCGAAATCGCCATCGGcgttagctctctctctctctcgaacttcgtttgtgtttttttttttgtgtgttaaTCGCTGGATTTGATTCGGAAATAGGTTTTTCGCTTacggaattagggtttttggttcAGGCATTTGAGACTCATAGCGTAGAGAAGGACGTGGCGGAGCATATAAAGAAGGAGTTCGATTCGAGGCACGGACCTACTTGGCATTGCATCGTCGGTCGCAATTTCGGTAACTCCTTCAATTTTCAGTTTCGTTTTTCTGGCCTGGTTTGCTCTTATCGGGGTGTTTTGGTCAAGATTTAGTATCTGATAGAATTTGAGTGATGGTGAACAAATCTAATGGAAGTGTTGTGCTTTAAGTAGCAGTTTTGATGAGAACGGATAGAGCTGTTTGAGAAGGAATAGATCTAAGCTTTGATTAATTCCTGGCTTACTGCTTCGATTGGcaattcattgtttttttttttgtttgtttcaaatTGACAAGTAGAATGGTCTAATTGGTAATCCTTTAGCTGAAATATGTCTTCCTTCAGTTGTTGGCATTAAAGAGTGCTTAACCTGATAGGGGAAACCCTGATTTCTAATGCGTATTTTCCACATGATCATAATTTCGGATGGATGTTTATGAATATTCTTACTCAGCTACTGCTGAATAGTGGAGAGGCCTGTGTAGGTGACAGAAAGTCAAGAGCCAATCTTGTATAATCTCAATCTTGTATGAAAAGGTGATGCTTGATGTATTACCAGGCAATAGTTACCCATCAATTCGCTGTTGTTCTCTACTTTATCTGTCTATACTTGTTGGTCTACTTC belongs to Rosa chinensis cultivar Old Blush chromosome 4, RchiOBHm-V2, whole genome shotgun sequence and includes:
- the LOC112196212 gene encoding dynein light chain 1, cytoplasmic, which translates into the protein MSQDAKRSVPGTVPTKPNSDDRKPSPAVTTSTGKRVIIKSADMFQDMQKEAVEIAIGAFETHSVEKDVAEHIKKEFDSRHGPTWHCIVGRNFGSYVTHETNHFVYFYLDQKAVLLFKSG